Proteins from a single region of Theobroma cacao cultivar B97-61/B2 chromosome 10, Criollo_cocoa_genome_V2, whole genome shotgun sequence:
- the LOC18586727 gene encoding diphosphomevalonate decarboxylase MVD2: MGETWVLMKTAQTPTNIAVIKYWGKRDESLILPVNDSISVTLDPAHLCTTTTVAVSPAFQQDRMWLNGKEISLSGGRFQSCLREIRRRASEVEDKEKGVKIEKKDWEKLHVHIASYNNFPTAAGLASSAAGFACLVFALAKLMNVKEDESQLSAIARQGSGSACRSLFGGFVKWIMGKEEDGSDSVAVQLVDEKHWDDLFIVIAVVSSRQKETSSTSGMRESVETSLLLQHRAKEVVPKRILKMEEAIKNHSFESFAQLTCADSNQFHAVCLDTCPPIFYMNDTSHRIISYVEKWNRSEGSPQVAYTFDAGPNAVLIARNRKAAAQLLQRLLFYFPPKSDIDLDSYVIGDKSILQDAGLEGLKDVEALSPPPEIKENAAAQKYPGEVSYFICTRPGRGPVLLTNENLALLNPETGLPK, encoded by the exons ATGGGGGAGACATGGGTGTTGATGAAAACGGCACAGACGCCCACCAACATAGCGGTTATAAAGTACTGGGGGAAGAGGGACGAGTCCCTTATTTTGCCCGTCAATGACAGCATCAGCGTTACTCTTGATCCTGCCCATCTCTGCACCACCACCACCGTCGCGGTCAGCCCTGCCTTCCAACAAGATCGCATGTGGCTAAATGGCAAG GAAATATCCCTCTCCGGAGGAAGGTTCCAGAGTTGTTTAAGGGAAATCCGAAGACGCGCTAGCGAGGTTGAGGATAAAGAGAAGGGAGTAAAGATAGAGAAGAAGGATTGGGAGAAGCTGCACGTACATATTGCCTCTTACAACAATTTCCCTACAGCCGCCGGATTGGCTTCCTCTGCTGCTGGTTTTGCTTGTCTTG TTTTCGCACTTGCCAAGCTGATGAATGTCAAAGAAGATGAGAGTCAACTCTCTGCTATAGCAAG GCAAGGTTCAGGCAGTGCTTGTCGGAGTTTATTTGGTGGATTTGTTAAGTGGATTATGGGAAAA GAGGAGGATGGAAGTGACAGTGTCGCAGTTCAACTAGTTGATGAGAAACACTGGGATGATCTTTTCATTGTTATTGCCGTG GTAAGTTCACGGCAGAAGGAAACAAGTAGCACCTCAGGAATGCGTGAGAGTGTTGAAACAAGTTTGCTTTTACAGCATAGGGCAAAG GAAGTTGTGCCGAAACGCATATTAAAGATGGAAGAAGCCATAAAGAATCATAGTTTTGAATCTTTTGCACAATTGACTTGTGCTGATAGTAACCAGTTCCATGCAGTCTGCTTGGATACATGTCCCCCCATATTCTACATGAATGATACATCCCACAG GATAATTAGCTATGTTGAGAAGTGGAACCGTTCTGAAGGATCCCCTCAG GTGGCATATACATTTGATGCTGGGCCGAATGCAGTTTTAATTGCACGAAATAGAAAGGCTGCTGCTCAATTGCTTCAGCGGCTGCTATTCTACTTTCCTCCAAAGTCTGATATTGATCTGGACAG CTATGTTATTGGAGATAAGTCAATACTACAAGATGCTGGACTTGAGGGGTTGAAGGATGTGGAAGCTTTATCTCCACCTCCTGAAATTAAGGAAAATGCTGCAGCCCAGAAATACCCTGGGGAAGTCTCTTATTTCATCTGTACAAGACCTGGGAGAGGCCCTGTTCTGCTGACAAATGAGAACCTCGCTCTTCTCAACCCAGAAACCGGACTTCCCAAGTAA